One Candidatus Paceibacterota bacterium genomic window carries:
- a CDS encoding cysteine desulfurase family protein: MKKESIYLDNNATTPVDSVVIEAMLPYFTERYGNPSSLHSKGTEAERAVSNVRYQLAELLGVKESEVVFTSGATESLNTAILGIARANKRKGRHIVTTAVEHDAVLSSCQVLEEEGWEVSYLKTDQYGMVTPEQVSEVVREDTALVAVMQVNNELGTINPVNDIAYAVKKKKDDVYVVVDGVQAFGKMSVDLTHIDAYAISAHKFHGPKGVGALVVKEGVKQRMKPLIVGGGQEFGIRSGTQNVPAIVGLGKAVELAYSNLRQNRDHIQNLREYLLSVFTQIDDVVINSPESGLETTLNVSFLGVSAETLLHTLEEKGVYFSTGSACSTNNKIKSHVLEHVTDRQDVKNSSVRFGLSRLNTTEEIENASQIVREAVEELRSATRTV, encoded by the coding sequence ATGAAAAAAGAAAGTATCTATCTAGATAACAATGCTACTACACCGGTTGACTCGGTTGTGATAGAGGCGATGCTTCCGTATTTTACCGAGCGGTATGGCAATCCCTCGAGCTTGCACTCCAAAGGAACGGAGGCTGAGCGAGCGGTGAGCAACGTCAGATATCAGCTGGCAGAGCTGTTGGGTGTTAAAGAGAGTGAGGTCGTATTTACTTCCGGGGCAACTGAGTCGCTCAATACAGCCATTCTGGGTATTGCGCGAGCGAATAAGCGCAAAGGCCGGCACATTGTCACTACGGCAGTAGAGCATGATGCGGTTCTTTCATCGTGCCAGGTTCTTGAAGAAGAAGGCTGGGAAGTGAGTTATCTTAAGACTGATCAGTATGGCATGGTTACACCGGAGCAAGTGAGTGAGGTAGTGCGTGAAGATACCGCGCTTGTTGCGGTAATGCAGGTCAACAATGAACTCGGTACGATCAATCCGGTGAATGATATTGCGTATGCAGTGAAGAAAAAGAAAGATGATGTGTATGTGGTGGTGGATGGGGTTCAAGCGTTTGGTAAGATGTCTGTTGATCTGACGCATATTGATGCATACGCGATCAGTGCGCATAAGTTTCATGGACCGAAAGGTGTCGGTGCGCTGGTCGTAAAAGAAGGAGTAAAACAGCGTATGAAGCCGCTTATTGTTGGGGGAGGACAGGAATTTGGTATTCGTTCAGGTACACAGAATGTTCCGGCTATAGTAGGACTCGGGAAAGCTGTGGAATTGGCGTATAGCAACCTGAGGCAAAATCGGGATCATATTCAGAATTTACGTGAGTATCTGTTGAGCGTGTTCACACAGATCGATGATGTAGTCATTAACTCACCAGAAAGTGGACTGGAGACTACACTGAACGTTTCTTTTTTGGGTGTTTCAGCTGAAACACTACTTCATACGCTTGAAGAGAAAGGGGTGTACTTTTCTACCGGTTCGGCTTGCTCAACAAATAACAAGATTAAGAGTCACGTACTGGAGCATGTTACAGATCGACAAGACGTGAAGAATTCGAGTGTTCGATTCGGATTATCTCGATTGAATACGACGGAAGAAATTGAGAATGCGTCACAGATAGTGAGAGAAGCGGTGGAAGAATTAAGGTCTGCAACGCGGACGGTGTAG
- a CDS encoding uracil-DNA glycosylase, whose protein sequence is MDDRAKKMRAVKKEVEALTRSPLCQERIKNEKLPVVGEGALDADIMLIGEAPGKNEAITGRPFCGAAGRILDHLFLSVGIQREDVYITSIVKDRPPNNRDPTPQEIADYAPFLDRQIEIIQPKVIATLGRFAMNYILERYGTPEMIRPISQNHGKKYKIQMTYGDIDVIPLYHPTATVYNKTVRKDLAEDFKILAKPNQPIK, encoded by the coding sequence ATGGATGATCGAGCTAAAAAAATGAGAGCGGTCAAAAAAGAGGTTGAGGCTCTTACTCGTTCTCCTCTTTGCCAAGAGCGCATCAAAAACGAAAAACTTCCGGTCGTCGGTGAAGGCGCACTCGATGCCGATATTATGCTCATCGGCGAAGCACCGGGCAAGAATGAGGCGATCACCGGCCGGCCGTTTTGCGGAGCCGCCGGACGGATTCTTGACCACCTTTTTCTATCAGTCGGAATACAGCGCGAGGATGTTTATATTACGAGCATCGTCAAGGACCGTCCGCCAAATAACCGCGACCCGACCCCTCAAGAGATCGCTGACTACGCTCCTTTCCTGGACCGACAGATAGAGATCATTCAGCCTAAGGTGATCGCCACACTCGGACGCTTTGCGATGAACTATATTCTTGAGCGATACGGCACACCGGAGATGATCCGACCGATCAGCCAGAACCATGGCAAAAAATACAAGATACAAATGACCTACGGCGACATTGATGTTATACCGCTTTATCACCCAACCGCTACGGTTTACAATAAAACAGTACGCAAAGATCTGGCAGAAGATTTTAAAATCTTGGCGAAACCTAATCAACCAATAAAATAA
- a CDS encoding NUDIX domain-containing protein — MQTEHGIFGVGVGVMIKRGNTVLLGKRHSDRDKADSDLEGQGSWTFPGGSVEFNENLADAVLREVKEETGLEVDPTSLQLISVADDKLEKKKVHFVTIGFLVPDITGEATVMEPDEITEWRWFEIDDLPTPLFKPTKKMVEQHRENKLYVHR, encoded by the coding sequence ATGCAAACAGAACACGGAATATTTGGCGTCGGAGTGGGAGTGATGATCAAGCGGGGCAACACAGTGCTTCTGGGCAAACGCCACAGCGACCGCGACAAGGCAGACAGCGATCTTGAAGGTCAAGGTTCCTGGACCTTCCCGGGCGGATCAGTTGAGTTCAACGAGAATTTGGCGGACGCAGTACTGCGCGAGGTAAAAGAAGAAACCGGTCTAGAAGTAGACCCAACGTCACTCCAGCTGATCAGTGTTGCGGACGATAAACTTGAAAAGAAGAAGGTTCACTTCGTCACGATAGGCTTTCTTGTCCCGGACATCACCGGTGAAGCAACAGTGATGGAGCCGGACGAAATAACAGAATGGCGCTGGTTTGAGATCGATGACCTTCCCACTCCTTTATTCAAACCTACAAAAAAGATGGTCGAGCAACATAGAGAAAACAAGCTTTATGTCCACAGGTAG
- a CDS encoding betaine/proline/choline family ABC transporter ATP-binding protein (Members of the family are the ATP-binding subunit of ABC transporters for substrates such as betaine, L-proline or other amino acids, choline, carnitine, etc. The substrate specificity is best determined from the substrate-binding subunit, rather than this subunit, as it interacts with the permease subunit and not with substrate directly.), producing MSNTPKIQIEHLYKIFEKKPNTVDELPKDLVSKKETATQIGQVVALQDINFDVKEGEIFAITGPTDSGKSTLLRCISRLQEITHGSILINNVDITQLSQDKIRQFRQTTFGMVFQHVSLFPHRSVFENVIFGLEVQGVPKKERVEKGQHVIDMVGLNQWSNRLTGELSGDIQQRVGLARALAVNPEVLLMDEPFSALDPLTRNGLQDEFLKLHSKIGKTVLFATDDLNEAVRIADRIGIINSEGELIQVGSPEEILLDPADEYIERFLNDIDRPSVIRVESLMQQPRHVIQENKTPASALAKMNETKTDYVFVITSGKGFRGIVTRERAVSVTDPSSTLADITRASDITHTNRTIKEVLPHVLEGGRPIAVLDDEEQFVGEVSRSEIAAVLKKQQRSSV from the coding sequence ATGAGCAACACTCCAAAAATTCAGATTGAACATCTCTATAAGATCTTTGAAAAGAAGCCAAACACCGTCGACGAACTTCCTAAAGACCTCGTCTCAAAAAAAGAGACCGCGACGCAGATCGGGCAAGTGGTCGCACTCCAAGACATCAACTTTGATGTAAAAGAGGGTGAGATATTCGCTATCACAGGACCGACCGACTCCGGCAAATCTACGTTACTTCGCTGTATCAGCCGGCTCCAAGAGATAACCCACGGCTCGATTCTGATCAATAACGTAGACATTACCCAACTCTCTCAAGATAAGATACGTCAGTTCCGCCAAACTACTTTTGGAATGGTCTTTCAACACGTTTCTCTCTTCCCTCACCGAAGTGTGTTTGAGAACGTTATCTTCGGCCTGGAGGTCCAAGGAGTCCCAAAAAAGGAACGTGTTGAAAAGGGACAACACGTTATAGATATGGTTGGACTCAATCAGTGGTCAAACAGACTCACCGGCGAACTCTCCGGTGACATACAGCAACGTGTTGGTCTCGCTCGAGCGTTAGCCGTCAATCCTGAGGTACTCCTTATGGACGAGCCCTTCTCAGCACTCGATCCCCTCACTCGAAACGGCCTGCAAGACGAGTTTTTAAAACTTCATTCTAAAATAGGTAAAACAGTCCTTTTTGCTACCGACGACCTCAATGAAGCTGTCCGTATTGCCGACCGCATCGGCATCATCAACAGCGAAGGCGAACTGATCCAGGTCGGATCACCTGAGGAGATCTTACTCGACCCCGCAGACGAATACATAGAAAGATTCTTGAACGATATCGATAGACCGTCGGTTATCCGTGTCGAAAGCCTTATGCAGCAGCCCCGCCATGTTATTCAAGAGAACAAAACACCGGCAAGCGCTCTCGCAAAAATGAACGAGACAAAGACCGATTACGTATTTGTAATAACATCGGGTAAAGGTTTCCGAGGCATCGTAACCCGTGAACGTGCCGTGAGCGTGACCGATCCCAGCTCAACTCTTGCCGATATAACCCGCGCCTCAGATATCACGCACACGAACCGAACGATCAAAGAAGTTCTGCCACATGTGCTTGAAGGCGGCCGACCAATTGCTGTGCTGGATGACGAAGAACAATTTGTGGGCGAAGTCAGCCGAAGTGAGATCGCTGCTGTTCTAAAAAAGCAACAGAGAAGCAGTGTCTAA
- a CDS encoding ABC transporter permease subunit, with protein MPHSTNTYLFVALVVVLAATAGLVGSLDIAARIPYIPFQETADTVIGWLNTNLDPLFSSIAFIITSLLTPIHYFFTQAPSVLVIAVLASLGYLLDTWRLCLLILISLLFVTSFGLFDETMITLSLVITSTLFALLVGIPLGIAKAHSHTLANSVDPLLDFMQIVPLFIYLIPAILFFSIGIIPGIVATFIFSIPPAVHLTALGIKQIPDEYLEVSRAFGATPFQSLRKIELPLALPSIMAGVHQTTLLSLSMIVAASVVGVPGLGEVVYASLTQSQIGQSIVSGISVVLLAVMLDRVARATNKHVSRHS; from the coding sequence ATGCCCCACTCAACAAACACCTACCTTTTCGTTGCCCTCGTCGTGGTCTTAGCAGCCACGGCAGGATTGGTTGGATCCTTAGATATTGCTGCTCGTATCCCGTACATACCGTTTCAGGAAACTGCGGACACCGTGATCGGCTGGCTAAATACGAATCTTGACCCACTATTCAGCAGTATAGCCTTTATCATCACCTCTCTTCTTACACCAATTCACTATTTTTTTACCCAGGCTCCGTCCGTACTCGTCATTGCTGTGCTTGCCTCTCTCGGCTACCTTCTCGATACATGGCGACTATGCTTACTCATCCTTATTTCTCTCTTGTTTGTAACCTCCTTCGGCCTCTTTGACGAAACAATGATCACCCTATCACTGGTCATTACCTCAACCCTCTTCGCCCTTCTCGTTGGCATACCACTAGGAATCGCCAAAGCCCACTCGCACACGCTAGCAAATAGTGTCGATCCGCTGCTTGATTTTATGCAGATCGTACCGCTGTTCATATACCTGATACCGGCAATACTCTTCTTCTCGATCGGAATCATACCCGGCATCGTAGCGACCTTTATCTTCTCAATACCTCCGGCTGTACACCTCACCGCCCTCGGAATCAAACAGATCCCGGATGAATACCTTGAAGTCAGCCGAGCTTTTGGCGCTACCCCCTTTCAGTCACTAAGAAAAATAGAGCTTCCGCTTGCCTTACCATCGATCATGGCTGGCGTACATCAGACCACCCTGCTCTCCCTCTCGATGATCGTCGCAGCTTCAGTGGTCGGAGTGCCTGGGCTCGGAGAGGTCGTGTACGCATCTCTCACCCAGTCACAGATAGGCCAAAGTATTGTGAGTGGCATAAGTGTCGTACTGCTGGCAGTAATGCTTGACCGAGTTGCCCGAGCGACAAACAAACATGTCTCCCGGCACTCCTAA
- a CDS encoding DUF4382 domain-containing protein, producing the protein MNKAITIIAILAIVFLAGILLFGAGEEPKASGQVYFGITDAAADMGNISEITMTTERVELHSQTEGWMTASSEQESFNLLELNASGQNQLWAQADVNEGAYDRVRVTIASVEVTTEDGETTEATLPSNHVTLDGTVNVTTGATSSVLLDVEADRSIHVAADSSFVFAPVIQMETRSNSNVEVTSENMLTITGGSVDADVTFGVDLAGNSQANFSLDADQAIELNEDGSINVDLGGESATSSDDNDSSADVETDTEINAETDGAGAGVEVETEANVQ; encoded by the coding sequence ATGAATAAAGCCATCACTATCATCGCCATTCTTGCAATTGTTTTCCTCGCCGGAATACTCTTGTTCGGCGCGGGAGAGGAGCCAAAAGCAAGTGGCCAGGTATACTTCGGTATAACTGATGCCGCTGCTGACATGGGCAACATTAGCGAGATCACCATGACAACCGAGCGCGTTGAGCTTCACAGCCAAACCGAAGGCTGGATGACCGCTTCAAGCGAGCAGGAAAGTTTTAACCTCCTTGAACTTAACGCATCAGGCCAAAACCAGCTATGGGCTCAGGCAGATGTTAATGAGGGTGCGTACGACCGAGTACGAGTCACTATTGCTAGCGTAGAAGTTACAACCGAGGACGGCGAAACGACCGAGGCAACGCTTCCTTCAAACCACGTTACTCTTGATGGAACAGTAAACGTAACGACCGGTGCAACATCAAGCGTACTGCTCGATGTTGAAGCAGACCGATCTATCCACGTCGCAGCAGACAGCAGCTTTGTTTTCGCTCCGGTTATTCAGATGGAGACGCGAAGCAATTCAAACGTAGAAGTTACTAGCGAAAACATGCTCACTATTACTGGTGGGTCTGTGGACGCAGATGTTACCTTCGGCGTGGATCTCGCTGGAAACAGCCAAGCGAACTTCTCACTCGATGCCGACCAGGCAATTGAGCTAAACGAAGACGGCTCTATCAACGTTGACCTTGGAGGTGAGTCAGCTACGAGCTCTGATGATAACGATTCCTCAGCTGATGTAGAGACTGACACAGAAATTAATGCTGAAACAGACGGCGCGGGAGCCGGTGTAGAAGTGGAGACCGAAGCCAACGTACAGTAA
- a CDS encoding host attachment protein: MKITEKLPQFENETALLVVTGKQDAVFYIAQNGEVNAVESFKVDKPKYTDLHGHFETRAHGKVTRAGSPYEPTDLSDDAVRQFLKELEEELKNVSRHYALDSLYIFYPSHMKNRISEVLPPKLARKQQIAIEGNFYEHHPFKLLERIQKKNSSGVIKPITATAQKILSKIKGTKK; this comes from the coding sequence ATGAAGATCACCGAAAAACTTCCTCAATTTGAGAACGAGACCGCGCTCCTTGTGGTTACCGGCAAACAAGACGCGGTCTTTTATATTGCTCAAAACGGTGAAGTGAACGCGGTTGAATCATTCAAGGTAGACAAGCCAAAATACACCGACCTGCACGGCCACTTTGAAACACGCGCCCACGGCAAAGTAACTCGGGCCGGCTCACCGTATGAACCAACTGATCTCAGCGACGACGCAGTTCGTCAATTCCTCAAAGAACTTGAGGAAGAACTAAAAAACGTCTCCCGCCACTACGCTCTTGATTCTCTCTACATTTTTTACCCGTCTCATATGAAAAACAGGATCAGCGAGGTCTTGCCTCCCAAACTTGCCCGCAAGCAACAGATCGCGATCGAAGGAAACTTTTATGAACACCACCCGTTCAAACTACTGGAACGAATACAGAAAAAGAACTCCTCTGGAGTGATCAAACCTATCACTGCTACCGCACAGAAGATCCTGAGCAAGATCAAAGGAACAAAAAAATAA
- a CDS encoding PH domain-containing protein, translating into MILEKGEHVLFEVRKHWFVYVAKVWALPLVALVPPTALLGLLAADIELPIAVELSHIALGSFLYSIWLLLLWVLAFILWTDYYLDEWVVTPQRIIDIEQHGLFHRDIASLRFDRIQDISSEVPGFIATMFNFGQLRVQSAGEEREVVLAGARDPFEAREKLNEQLKKVREMPQKVVMAEEPNGPAA; encoded by the coding sequence ATGATATTAGAAAAAGGAGAGCACGTTCTGTTTGAGGTTCGCAAACATTGGTTTGTGTATGTTGCCAAAGTATGGGCGCTGCCACTGGTGGCACTTGTGCCACCGACTGCTTTGCTCGGGTTACTTGCAGCTGATATTGAGCTGCCGATCGCTGTCGAGTTATCTCATATTGCTCTCGGATCTTTTCTGTACAGCATATGGTTGCTTCTGCTTTGGGTTCTCGCCTTTATTTTGTGGACGGATTATTATCTTGACGAATGGGTTGTGACACCACAGCGCATTATTGATATTGAACAACATGGGTTGTTTCACCGAGATATCGCTAGTTTGCGATTCGATCGAATTCAAGATATAAGCTCAGAAGTTCCCGGTTTTATAGCGACCATGTTTAATTTTGGCCAGTTGCGCGTGCAGAGCGCCGGCGAAGAGCGGGAGGTTGTTCTCGCGGGAGCACGTGATCCTTTTGAAGCTCGCGAGAAATTGAACGAGCAACTTAAGAAGGTTAGAGAGATGCCGCAGAAGGTGGTGATGGCTGAAGAACCGAATGGCCCTGCTGCATAA
- a CDS encoding V-type ATP synthase subunit A yields the protein MTTDDTTTQTKSEQGVIESISGLLIKASGMGQAKMYEVVFVSGEKLMGEVIELNGDVASIQVYEDTSGLTPGDIVTRTGETMSAELAPGLLESIYDGIQRPLKLIEEKSDSFYIQRGVKADGIDREKKWDFQALAKTGDTVVTGDILGTVEETSLITHKIMVPPECDGIVESVKSGSYTVTDTVAVIKTKDGTTKEIQMLQRWPIRTPRGKKGKLFPNTPLATGIRSVDSLFPIAKGGAGAVPGPFGSGKTVIQQSLAKYCDAQVIVYIGCGERGNEMTEVLNEFPELLDPNTGEPLIKRTVLIANTSNMPVAAREASIYTGVTIAEYYRDMGYSVALMADSTSRWAEAMREISGRLEEMPGEEGYPAYLASKTSAFYERAGYVECLGSDDRTGALTIIGAVSPPGGDLSEPVSQATLRVTKTFWGLDAALAYKKHFPTINWLNSYSLYVDNFRAFWKENVGEDFEQIREDVMTLLSEEDRLNEIVRLVGMEALADGEKIILEIARSIREDFLFQNAFDEYDAYTPLQKQYEILKSIVSVYQNAKDASSAEEFEFESFAQLPVVKELANLKNYDVDKPELFEQFREQAEREIQNLISVPANITA from the coding sequence ATGACAACAGACGACACCACAACACAGACAAAATCAGAGCAAGGAGTGATCGAAAGCATCAGCGGTCTTTTGATCAAGGCGAGCGGTATGGGACAGGCAAAAATGTATGAAGTTGTCTTTGTTTCCGGCGAAAAACTCATGGGTGAGGTTATTGAGCTTAACGGTGACGTAGCCTCCATTCAGGTATACGAAGATACGTCCGGCCTCACGCCGGGCGATATTGTTACCCGAACCGGCGAGACCATGTCAGCGGAACTCGCTCCTGGGCTCCTCGAATCAATTTACGACGGTATCCAGCGCCCACTAAAACTTATCGAGGAAAAGTCTGACAGTTTTTACATTCAGCGCGGTGTTAAGGCCGACGGTATCGACCGAGAGAAAAAGTGGGATTTTCAAGCACTTGCAAAAACCGGTGACACGGTAGTGACCGGTGACATTCTCGGAACGGTTGAAGAAACCTCACTTATCACCCACAAGATCATGGTGCCACCAGAATGCGACGGTATCGTTGAATCTGTTAAAAGCGGCTCATACACGGTCACCGATACGGTTGCCGTTATCAAAACAAAGGACGGCACAACAAAGGAAATACAGATGCTTCAGCGTTGGCCGATCCGCACACCACGCGGAAAAAAAGGTAAGCTTTTTCCGAACACCCCACTGGCGACCGGTATCCGATCCGTCGACAGCCTCTTCCCCATTGCCAAAGGAGGTGCCGGCGCTGTTCCTGGGCCGTTCGGATCCGGCAAGACCGTTATCCAGCAATCACTGGCCAAGTACTGTGACGCACAGGTTATCGTCTACATTGGATGCGGAGAGCGCGGTAACGAGATGACCGAAGTGCTCAATGAATTCCCTGAGCTTCTCGACCCGAACACCGGTGAACCGCTTATTAAGCGCACTGTTCTTATCGCCAACACATCGAACATGCCGGTAGCAGCTCGTGAAGCATCTATTTACACCGGCGTTACCATCGCTGAATACTATCGTGACATGGGATACTCCGTTGCGCTTATGGCCGATTCAACATCCCGTTGGGCGGAAGCAATGCGTGAGATCTCCGGACGCCTCGAAGAAATGCCGGGTGAAGAAGGATATCCGGCCTATCTTGCATCAAAAACCTCCGCTTTCTATGAGCGTGCGGGGTATGTTGAGTGCCTCGGCTCAGACGACCGCACCGGCGCACTTACTATCATTGGCGCCGTATCACCTCCGGGAGGAGACCTCTCCGAGCCGGTCTCACAGGCAACACTTCGTGTTACCAAAACATTCTGGGGTCTCGACGCAGCACTTGCCTACAAGAAACACTTCCCGACCATTAACTGGCTCAACTCGTACAGTCTATATGTCGACAACTTCCGAGCTTTCTGGAAAGAAAATGTCGGAGAGGATTTCGAGCAGATCCGTGAAGATGTCATGACGCTTCTATCAGAAGAGGATCGTTTGAACGAGATCGTTCGTCTTGTCGGCATGGAGGCACTTGCTGACGGCGAAAAGATCATCCTTGAGATCGCTCGATCGATCCGGGAAGACTTCCTTTTCCAAAACGCTTTTGACGAATACGATGCATACACTCCACTACAAAAACAATACGAAATACTAAAATCAATAGTATCGGTATATCAAAATGCAAAAGACGCTTCGAGTGCTGAGGAATTTGAATTTGAATCATTCGCTCAACTTCCGGTCGTAAAAGAACTAGCCAATCTTAAAAATTATGACGTTGATAAACCTGAGTTATTTGAACAATTCCGTGAGCAAGCTGAACGAGAGATCCAAAACCTTATCAGCGTACCGGCTAACATAACCGCCTAA
- a CDS encoding V-type ATP synthase subunit B, whose amino-acid sequence MPQQQHKEYKTVDTVAGPLITVIDIEGVSYDELVEVQVPGESKVRKGKVLTASRDKAVVQLFEPNYGMQVEDTKVRFTGEVATMGLSKSMLGRTFSGGGDVIDDGPAIIPETKRPIEGSPINPWSRQFPDDFIQTGISSIDVMNTLVRGQKLPIFSASGLPHGKLAAQIARQAKVTTGEDFAIVFGTMGVTFEEADYFRQEFEETGAIERSVLLLNTAADPVVERISTPRIALTTAEYLAFEHGMHVLVILTDMTNYCDALREVSSARKEIPGRRGYPGYMYTDLAGLYERAGRVKGKEGSITQIPILSMPDDDKTHPIPDLTGYITEGQFIISRELSAKGIFPPVDVQDSLSRLWSAGVGEGKTREEHKDVKDQLFASYATGREARELAVVLGESSLSESDQAHLKFAEAFEKEFINQGEFEDRDVVDSLDLGWKLLTLVPRDSLKRVKPDTVEKYLPKEKFEIKSS is encoded by the coding sequence ATGCCGCAGCAACAACACAAAGAATACAAAACAGTAGATACCGTCGCCGGTCCGCTCATTACCGTTATCGATATCGAAGGTGTTTCATACGATGAACTGGTTGAGGTGCAGGTTCCGGGAGAAAGCAAAGTACGAAAAGGAAAAGTGCTGACTGCTTCACGAGATAAAGCTGTCGTTCAGCTATTCGAGCCAAACTACGGAATGCAGGTCGAAGATACGAAAGTACGCTTCACCGGCGAAGTAGCAACAATGGGTCTGTCTAAGTCAATGCTCGGCCGTACCTTCTCCGGAGGTGGCGACGTTATTGATGACGGTCCGGCCATCATTCCGGAAACAAAGCGCCCGATCGAAGGGTCTCCTATCAATCCATGGAGCCGACAATTCCCGGACGACTTCATCCAGACCGGTATCTCCTCGATCGACGTAATGAACACACTTGTTCGTGGACAGAAGCTTCCGATCTTCTCCGCTTCCGGACTACCGCACGGCAAGCTTGCCGCTCAAATTGCTCGACAGGCGAAAGTGACTACGGGAGAGGACTTCGCTATTGTCTTCGGAACCATGGGTGTGACCTTTGAAGAAGCTGACTATTTCCGCCAAGAATTTGAAGAGACCGGCGCGATCGAGCGAAGTGTTCTTCTTCTGAACACAGCTGCCGACCCGGTAGTTGAGCGCATCTCAACTCCGCGCATCGCACTGACCACTGCTGAGTATCTTGCCTTTGAGCACGGTATGCACGTACTGGTCATTTTAACCGACATGACAAACTACTGTGACGCGCTTCGTGAGGTATCCAGCGCCCGCAAAGAGATCCCGGGGCGACGTGGGTATCCGGGTTATATGTACACTGACCTTGCCGGTCTCTACGAGCGAGCAGGTCGAGTTAAAGGTAAAGAAGGTTCTATCACCCAGATACCGATCCTCTCGATGCCGGATGACGATAAGACTCATCCAATTCCCGACCTTACCGGCTACATTACTGAGGGACAATTCATTATCTCGCGGGAACTTAGTGCTAAAGGTATCTTCCCGCCGGTTGATGTGCAGGACTCGCTCTCACGACTCTGGTCAGCCGGTGTAGGTGAAGGTAAAACACGCGAAGAGCACAAGGATGTGAAGGACCAGCTATTTGCGTCCTACGCGACCGGACGTGAAGCACGCGAACTTGCCGTAGTGCTCGGTGAAAGTTCCCTCTCTGAAAGCGACCAAGCACATCTCAAGTTTGCCGAGGCGTTTGAAAAGGAATTTATTAACCAAGGCGAGTTTGAAGACCGAGACGTTGTCGACTCACTTGATCTAGGCTGGAAACTCTTAACGCTCGTCCCACGCGACTCACTCAAGCGCGTAAAACCGGATACCGTAGAAAAGTATCTCCCTAAAGAAAAATTTGAGATAAAAAGTTCATAG
- a CDS encoding V-type ATP synthase subunit D, with protein MLKVNPTRVNLLALKKRLKTAKKGHKLLKDKRDGLIQKFMQIIKETRELRSQVDQELGEALHTYVRGSSMINKKVIDVAFMVPAANVSLEVATESVMAVRIPRFSIQKEGNGFSYGFLETNGDIDTAINKIDTIFPNLVKLAELEKTIENLADEIEKTRRRTNALENVMIPNLNTTIRYINSRLEEQQRDAVISSMKIKEMIMERGD; from the coding sequence ATGCTGAAAGTTAATCCCACACGTGTTAATCTCCTTGCCCTTAAGAAGCGGTTAAAAACCGCTAAAAAAGGTCATAAACTTCTGAAAGACAAGCGCGACGGCCTTATCCAGAAGTTCATGCAGATCATCAAAGAAACACGTGAACTTCGCAGTCAGGTCGATCAAGAGCTCGGCGAGGCCTTGCACACCTACGTTCGTGGATCATCAATGATCAACAAAAAAGTTATCGATGTCGCTTTTATGGTCCCTGCAGCAAATGTCTCCCTGGAGGTCGCGACCGAATCGGTCATGGCGGTACGTATCCCCCGTTTTTCTATCCAGAAGGAAGGTAACGGCTTTTCGTACGGATTTCTTGAGACAAATGGTGACATCGATACCGCTATCAACAAGATCGATACCATCTTCCCGAACCTGGTCAAGCTTGCGGAGTTAGAGAAAACAATAGAAAACTTAGCCGACGAGATCGAGAAGACCCGCCGACGCACAAATGCTCTTGAGAACGTTATGATCCCGAACCTGAATACCACGATCCGCTACATCAATAGCCGGCTTGAAGAACAGCAACGGGATGCCGTGATCTCAAGCATGAAGATCAAGGAGATGATCATGGAACGTGGCGATTAG